In the Pocillopora verrucosa isolate sample1 chromosome 4, ASM3666991v2, whole genome shotgun sequence genome, AAGAGAAATCATCAATGTTATAAATCTGACTTtaatcaaaaatgttttgtgtaTGAAAATAACTCGGAGACAGAATCTCTCTTCAAATCTAAATCCTAAAACTTAACTGGCTCAGTTCTCCTTGGCGGAAATGCTCCACTTTTATAAATATTTGTTGACGATACCCAACGCTGTAAATTCTCGTGCAAGTTTATATCGAAGACAGCACTGGAAACTGAACAACCCACTTAATGAACAGCTAGCTGTTcgcagcattttttttctcattagttacaaaaaaacacttgaaCCTGTATCAAGCAGCTATACACGCGGAATGGCGGGTTGACCGTTTAATGCAGTTTGACCAGCAAATAACTTGCGTGACATTGGTGCGTACTATTTGTCCTGACAGTATTAATTAGGAAGAAAGATAATCTGCAATACATTGAGGGCATTTAAACTCAAAGCACTAATATTCATTCCGGGAGATAAACATAAAATGAATTTGACTCGAAAGATTACTCTTAGTTTTATTCGAGTGGTTCCACTTTAAGTAATCATTTAATATAGATAGGCCGGGAGAACAATACAAACAAGCCTTTGGGACTTAGTCAAGGAtgaccacgaccgcttaataaaggtgtgaccgcttaatagagatGAAAATTACTGTgcttaagggaaaaaaaatttcgggATTTCGACAACAGACCGCTTAATACTGGATGACCGCTAAGTGTggtgccgcttaatacaggttcgattGTATTTAAAGGATAATAAACCAAAGGAATATCATTAAACACAATATCCTCCATTTGGTGCGAAATATGCTCGTTCGTTCACACTTTAAAGACGTGACTACTCATGTTTGCGGGAAACCCTTGGAAGTTTGGGAGTTAGCTGCGCACTCGCCACCAATATTTATGCATGCAAATTACCACCTGAAACCTGTAAGATTCATTATCTGCTTGGCGCGTCTTCTGGTTGTGAACAACTATATTCTATAATTGCTATGATTTTTAAGTTACGCTGCAAGCTCTGAGAAGCCTTTGATTTTATCACTAATTCCAATCAGCATACAACTTGGCTTATAGATAAATATTGACCTGCTGATTCAATTCGATGATAAAAAGTTTGGATCACCAAACTTGTTCTTTTAGGTACAGGCACATGAAATCGAAATTAGGGTGTTTCTATGTAAGGGGCTGCAGTGTAGGTGTGGTATTCTAATTTATCAATCAAACGATCATAACATATTCAGAAATATTTAGACATTTCTTGACACCGTTTTCAAGGGAACACCGGTAAAAATGGGTGGTAGTGTCTATCCGTCAAGTAATTAAATCAAATGTTAAGCCCACATAAGCTTCGTGTTATTTCCTGCTTGGGCGCATGTTTCTACGATAGCAGGAAGtttaatgaaaatggttttcactacatttaaaataaacttttattaaCACTAAAACGAAATTATTTACACTATAATACAGGTTTCGTAAATGTTTACAGTCAGATGAGGCGCTAGGTTGTTTTGTGGCGAACTGTCCTAGATCCCTATACCTCATCAAATCCCTGACAGAGAACTAAAAGAATGAATTCCATACGATTCAAGTAATTGTCAAATTGCATTTTGAATGTGCTATTTTTTGATTTGACAAACATCCGTTTagcagcttctatgaagaaaaaaaatttacacccTGTTTAATCCTTAAACAGAATTGTATTCCTTAAAACTGTTTTCTGGACAGCAACAGGCAGCGGGGTTAAAAGGCCGAAATCTTACCCacgcaaataaaaaaaatcgttatTATGCATGCTGGGAATTACTGACTGCTTGAATGAATTGAATGACGAGAGACGCGACATCGGGGCGGTTTACTTTACTACTCTTCAATACATTGATGAGGTCGGATATTGTCGCACATTTAGAAGTTCCAAGTTTCAATAACAGCTTGCTGGTTGGACTTCCGTTTTCTCTTTTGTATTCAATCTTTAGGTGACGGAGTTCATCTCTACAGATCTTAAATGCAGCACCCACTTTTTGCCAACCATAGCAATGTTCACCTTTGCGTCGCACGTCCAGTTTCTCTACCAGTAAGACTTCAAGATCTGGAGGTAGCTCGGACAATATGAGacctgaaaaattgaaaaagtttgtCGTAGTTGAGACTCGGATTTCCTCAGCAACCTGAAATCGTTTGAAGTCAACAGCAAGAGGCATTAAATCTGGCTAATATTTGATAAATGGCCCAGATATGTATTCTTGTGAATTTCAACGAATGACATACGTTACTGATTCGATACAACGCCTCGTTCCAATAAGCGCTGTCTCTCTATGAGGGGCTCCATCGAATTTGCTCTTTTTTAAAAACGTCTAAATACCAATTAGTGGCCCCATTCCAATTAGCACCCCTATTCGGATAAGTGtccctattctgtttcagtaataTCACTGTTCGAGTACGATTACATTTTGATCAAACGTGGCTCATTTTCCTCCAATGTCCTCATTGCAAAGACAGTGGTATTCCTCTCAGTCTCTCTATTATGCTCACGTGAGTGCACAATTCCTTCAGGCAAATGACCTCgtcttcaaattttgcagcgATTACTTGGCTGGTCGATCTGCCCAGGAATAATCAGGAACAACAAGTCCATTTTCCAGtcttcctgatttttttttggatcaaGCTTTGTTTCGCGCATACTGCTgtatttcaaaaaagaaataagcgCCCTGTTTAGAATAGGGGCCCTCCCTTAAGGTACCATAAGTCAATAAGCACCTAGGCGCTAAATCAAATCAACGCGGTAATAATGGGATATATTTATAACGCAGATGCAGCCACTCACCTTTAAGATCATCTGGAGAGGTAGACAGGTTGGTTGAATTCTTTACGTTTAAGTGATCAGGATCGTCAGAGGAGTACGACATTTCTATGAAAATAGATGAACAAAGTAAACGAGTTAGATGAAATAATACGCAAAGTTGACGCTCTATGTGAAAAGATATTTAAATGATTTCGTGTGCAATTTAGAACCAATAAGCAAGATTATTTATTAATGTACACAGATGAATTTTGTGGCCGAAGAAAGATGtgtataaaaagaaaaaggacacAAGATTTATGGGtgtttttttaagcaaacacaatGCGGAATTAAGTTCctaaaaaataattacaatacaCATAATGATTTTTCGCCCACCTTCAATTGACTCTGCGCTCTTCAGTCTCTGATAGCCTCGGCAATCCTTATTCCAAATAATGTGTCTGACACTATTCAGAAGCCACACCACAAACCCAAGCAATATGGAAATTATGACAAGCGCAACAACCGCCACAACTTCGACCCACGGAAAACCACCCAGCACATAAGTAATGTTTATAATTTGAGATCCCCAGGTGGCGTTAGATGTTTTTCCATGCAACTCTTCTGTGTATGATGTTGTGAAGTGTTTTGGCCTTTTCGATTGCTGTATCAACAGTTTGGGTCGTCGTTTCTTCTCCCAACGCTTAACCGTATACGGAAGGGAATTTGCTCTAGAAGGAACCGTCGTCGTGCGTGGCATATCCAGTGTAGACCTTTTGTGTAAAAGAAAATGCTCACTTAgttttgataagtttgagttatcAAGCCTCTCCGTCCTATAGATATCATACACCTCCAAAGGAGACCAGGtgaaaacttttccatttcgGCTGCTGAGATGGTTGGTTCCTTTACCATTTGAAAGGTATGTAAGTTTGATCGCCTCCGTAGGCAAATGAGGTTTCCTTGGTATCCTTTTAGTGGCGTGAATTGCAATTGGCACACACATCACAATGGTATCGATAGTCACTCTTCTGCCACATGGCGGAGTAAGCTTCATGCCAGTACCACAGGGATGGCAGGGCAGACATTTAATGATGGTACTATCATTGCCGATCAACTTGTAATTTCCTGGTAAACACGTGTCATTAGTTCCTGCGATATGGTCTAGCCGCCACCACAACCATTGCAACAATACCTCGTTCTATAAACGGAAGGATGAACaaacaattataatattttCCATTCGACTGACTGTCACAAGTGTTCGCATTTGGCTCCTAAAGTGTTTTAGGATACAGGTTACACTGAAGATGAAACCAACGGCGAAATTACAGGTAGTTCAGGCATCTGAGCAATGATCATTTGCATGGTAAATGTTTGTATCTTAGTGTAAATAAAGACGTGGATAACCTGTTCCAACCAAGTTTAACCCCAATACCTCAATAAGACTATCAGGGTAAAGGGACGATGTCTTATCCAGCAAtgaccccccttccccctccttAAGTCAGGAGGAGTACTAATCAAATTAATCGGTTCTTAGAATGATGTCATGTGTAAGAGTAACTATAGGTGCATTTTGAGTAATCAACATCATCGAATTGCGTGACCCCAAACTGTGGAAAGAACCGAAAAAAATGGCCCCAATGTCCGCTGTTAAAGGTACAAAAAATGTAATAACAAGCACTTCCACTGAACACTCCACAATTAGATTTTAGAagtatttattaaatatttatagTTGTGGGAGACTGACTTACCAATATCAGCACTACCACGGCAAACAAGAGAAGCACAGCTTTCCATCCTGGAATCGCCATCAGCGTGGATGTTTCGTATTCTAGAGACAATTAAAGCGATTCGATTCTGGAACAGAACAGTTTTGAATATATTTGAGTTAAACTATACaagtcatatatatatatatataactctGCAAAGCTTTAAATGACACACATGTCCGGAGTGCGATTGTTGCCATTTATCCTCATTCACTCCACGACTAATTTAAGCATCTAACCCATTATACATGTGCTAAGTTAAACTTCCTCGATGTAAGCCATGGTGATCAAGTGGTCACTGTTGGAACACATGATATCGAAGAATTGTGTGACATTCTTTCCCGATGGCTGCGAAATCATTACAGGGTTACTCGCATATGCCCAAACAAGATGATGATATCCACGAAAAATGTATTGTGTGATCGCTTTCGCTCAAAAAGATTTTTCGCACAAAAACGATAGGGGACACTTTAGAAGAATACTCACAGCTCCGTTGAGCCGAATCACAGACACGACATTCATGTCTATGTTTGCATTTTATCAGATTGAGTGTGTCATGTAGGAAACCATTATATATTTTAACCTTAAAATGATTGTCATACCCGTGTGCTTCTTGCGTGACCATTTTAATCGCTACTCTCAAGGACACGCAAATGTCAGCTCATGATAAATTAATGACCCTTCACTACCGTTCACTTGAACCCCATGCAGACAGACAATTGTTTACAATGACGTTGTAAACAGCGAATATTTTAGCGCTTTATTTTTGGAAACCAAAAGTAGAGGCACGAGGAAAACATGGCGATTTTGTACAGATATGGATAGTGCAAAAGCCCAAAAACGTTTCTGTTTTAGATTATGATCAAAAGTTAGAAGTTTCGAGTCGAAGATTAATTACATCGTTTTCAGTGGCCAATCAAATTACGACACGCGAACGAAAAGTAAGCTCACATGCTTATGCGTACAAACTTAAGAGCTAAGGAAtactgtagtaaaaaaaaaagtcacgaATTCGACTATCCGCCCTTATTTTGCAGGCcctttaaactttgttttgtcTTAAGCAGTTTCCTAGAAAGCAAGAACTGAAAACTCAAACAAATCAGACTGCGCCGTTTCCATGTGAAGGCAGTCTTGCAATCATGTACACAAATCGATTACCGGCTAGGGCTCGTTTGAATTTACAATTGAGTCAACGAATATGCAAAGTAAAAGTACCTTTCTTTGGCTGAGTCAGATGTTTGTGTTGGGTATACCAATCGCAAGACGGGATCTGTGCAGAACAAATCCGATGTTGCGGATAAAACGATTTAGTTGGGATCGCTGATTTGTTTCCTTGACAAGTCAAGGCAAGTTGAAGACGCTTCTTTTAGCAGCCTGTTTCCGAACCCATTCACGTTGCAAAATGACTCGTAGAGTTTAATATTTTCCAGAAACGTCAGATGCAGCGAGCGTTAGAAGACTGTTCAGGACATCTTGCAAATATACAACCAGAACAGAAACAATGCCAAATAGAGGCCTACTGACGAGCAATACTTCCCAAACGGGGAATCCCCTTGACCACACTGTCTTTGATGACGTATTTGGCAAGAATGATAAAGGCCTCTGATACACTGTAATAAATCTACACTTTACCGCTGACACTTCGCTGGCTGTATAATAATAAAATGGTTGGAAAAAGTGGAAGCATATACACCCGAATAACGTGGCTCTTTAGGGAACATCTTAACATACTTCATATCAATCCAAGGAACGAAATTTCAGACGTAAAATCGATAGAGGAGCGGAAATCCACCAAAATGGTAAACAACTCAGTCTTAAGGTAGCCCTCACAACAGTTTCTGtcactttcattttaaaatggcttacaatgtttttgtcaaacttgaaataaagttttaaatcaaaagcaaatgccattatttcttttgtgaCCATTTCTGATTTCATCTAAGTCACGCAACTTTTTCCCTCAGTTTGCGAGATGAGACACACAGGTAATGTATTTCCGATTGTAAAAGTAAGCTGCACAAGCATCACCCGCCTTACCtggtttattttaaattttttcgcGAAAAATTTTGATATACATGTAGGTTTGTCTATCCTCTCTTGTTGGTCCTCGTGTCCTCTCACTAGACCAGCgtaccattttgaaaatgatttcttcTCTCACAAAATTGCGTATTTGATCAACAGGAATAGAGAACTGCAGTCACCACCCTGTGGTTgcatatttttgaaaaagtaagcGCGAAACTACTGGGCTCGAGTCGGACGTAAGTCAGATCCCAAAGAGGTATTTTCTCAGAACACTTGCTAGCAAATATCacacaaaatggcggacagtttgtttggaaatgaaaagaaagaggcCAAGGAACATTTTAGAGATTATTGTTCGAACTATAATTCAATTGATGCGGTAATTACAAAGGTAAGGGAATACTTTTCTTATGGTATGTGTATTTAACCAATTTGCCCAGGAAAGACCCTTTCAGCTGGGGCGTCAAGTTCGCTGTCACCCAATGCTTGAATTaacgagaaaaaagaaaaaaaaaaaaaagaaaaaaaaaaaaaccaattggAAGCTGAAACCTACACTCGGACTTTGCTCTTTGATGCCCGAGTAATAATTTTCCCCATACTGGTCGTCAGTATAAATCGAGGGAAACACCTCAAAGTTGCAATTAGTTTATGGTCATATTGAATAACTTAAGCCTTTATTTCCTAGAACACAACATGCTGTGACAGTCTGTCTAACTTCATACATGAACTTCAGAATATTTGGATAAGTGTGCATACGCAGATTGAAGATTCCGAAAAACGACTTACTTTTTTGTAGAACTTTCCTAATGAAACTGCTTTTAAACACCCTTGCAATGTGGGCTGAAAAATTATCATTCTTTGCATTAGTGGTTGAATATTTAAGTCACATGGTGATAtcttttttgtattattttttaaaactatgtTTAATAACCAAATttaataaactttgaaataCTATGTGCCCTAAAATATCTACATGTCTCAAGTTATTCAATCATGATTATATCTGGTAAAAGTTGCTCCACAATTATCACATGGTGATAtcatttttgtattattttatcaaaactATGTTAAAAAATCAGTGAACTTTTAAATAATGTATGTCCTAAAAAACCCAAATTTACAATTGTTCATTAACATTTCCAGCAAAATGTTAAACATTTTATCACATGTTAGTatcatttttatgttattttctcAAAACTGTGtttaataaaacaaacacattttaaTAGTGCACACCTTAAAATGACTATATTTAGATTTTTGGAGATATTTATGTCTTCGCTAAATTTAAGGcctctttggaaaaaaacatgCAACTCTTTCAGATGAAAATTCAGCCTATCAAAGCATTGTTATATTCATGTCTTCATTACATAACATATTCAGGGATCATCAAGGTGTAAATAGAAAACCATGAACTAGTAAAAGTTCAAGGAATAAGCTCTCCCACCACCCCAGATTTAAAGCCCTCCACTAGGATATGTTTCCTTCCTCCCTTCTTGCCTTCAGCCTAAACAGGCTAATGATAGGCTAGACTATTGCAACTTTTTGATCTTGGTTAAAGTTGAGAAAAACATTACTCCCCTTCCAGTTTTCAGGAGTAAATGTCACAGGCTCTTCAACAAAGAAGTGCATAcctcattttgttgttgttcaatTTGGCCAACTCTTCTAAAgggaaatgatgaattaaacACTTTTAACCCTTAGCAAATTTTTATTAAGCATGGCACCCCacatgcccccccccccctcatccAAATCCTTCCCCTATCTCAAATCAACAAATTCCTTGCTGCTTAATCAGAGATTTTATAAAACAGGTGTTTTATAATATCTCATGGGTAATAAGTTAGCTCtacttgattattttttctctggAGTAGCATTTTTGGGTCAGTATGTTTACTTTCATACTGTGTTTAAATGCTGAAGTGTATAAAAACAATGTCTGAAGATATTTATATCCTTTTAGTTCTTAAATGAGTGTAGTAGATCAGCAACAGTGAAATGTGGATATTTTGCTTTGAGTATTTCCAACAGTTGCCAAGTTGGACTCCCTTCTTTGTTGTTCTTCAAGTATTGAAGATTAAGGTCATCAATCTCCAATGCCTTTCCTACTTTTTCAAAGCTGCTTTCAGTTTTCCCCATTAGGGGCACATCAAGTGTTTTCACAAGTATGTCTTCGACATCTTGGGATATGTTGGTCAATTTCAAACCTGTAAGCATTAGAATCAATACACACCCTTTCCCAATGGCTACAAAATCATTACAGGGTTACTCGCATATGCCCAAACAAGATAATGATATTCacgaaaaaacttgaaaattgcACCTTGTGTTGTGTGATCGCTTTCGCTCAAAAAGATTTTTCGCACAAAAATGATAGGGGACACTGTAGAAGAATACTCACTGCTCCGTTGAGCCGAGTCACAGACACGACATTCATGTCTATGTTTGCATTTTATCAGATTGAGTGTGTCATGTAGGAAACCATTATATATTTTAACCTTTAAATGATTGTCATACCCGTGTGCTTCTTGCGTGACCATTTTAATCGCTACTCTCAAGGACACACAAATGTCAGCTCATGATAAATTAATGACCCTTCACTACCGTTCACTTGAACCCCATGCCGACAGACAATTGTTTACAATGACGTAAACAGCGAATATTTTAGCACTTTATTTTTGGAAACCAAAAGTAGAGGCACGAGGAAAACATGGCGATTTTGTACTGATATGGATAGTGCAAAAGCCCAAAAACGTTTCTGTTTTAGATTATGATCAAAAGTTAGAAGTTTCGAGTCGAAGATTAATTACATCGTTTTCAGTGGCCAATCAAATTACGACACGCGAACGAAAAGTAAGCTCACATGCTTATGCGTACAAACTTAAGAGCTAAGGAATACTGCAAGAAAAAAAGTCACGAATTCGACTATCCGCCCTTATTTGGCAGGCCCTTTAGCTTTGTTTTGCCTTAAGCAGCTTCCTAGAAGGAAAGAACTGAAAactcaaacaaatcaaactgCGCCGTTTCCATGGGAAGGCAGTCTTGCAATCATGTTGACAAATCGATTACCGGCTAGGGCTCGTTTGAATTTACAATTGAGTCAACGAATATGCAAAGTAAAAGTACCTTTCTTTGGCTAAGTCAGATGTTTGTGTTGAGTATACCAATCGCAAGACGGAATCTGTGCAGAACAAATCCGATGTTGCGGATAAAACGATTAAGCTGGGATCGCTGATTTGTTTCCTTGACAAGTCAAGGCAAGTTGAAGACGCTTCTTTTAGCAGAATGAAATGGCTCAAAAATGACTCGTAGAGTTTGATATTTTCCAGAAACGTCAGAAGAAGCGAACGTTAGAAGACTGTTCAGGACATCTTGCAAATATACAACCAGAACAGAAACAATGCCAAATAGAGGCCTACTAACGAACAATACTCTCAAACGGGGAATCCCCTTGACCACACTGTCTTTGATGACGTATTTGGCAAGAATGATAAAGGCCTCTGATACAC is a window encoding:
- the LOC131775573 gene encoding uncharacterized protein; amino-acid sequence: MAIPGWKAVLLLFAVVVLILNEVLLQWLWWRLDHIAGTNDTCLPGNYKLIGNDSTIIKCLPCHPCGTGMKLTPPCGRRVTIDTIVMCVPIAIHATKRIPRKPHLPTEAIKLTYLSNGKGTNHLSSRNGKVFTWSPLEVYDIYRTERLDNSNLSKLSEHFLLHKRSTLDMPRTTTVPSRANSLPYTVKRWEKKRRPKLLIQQSKRPKHFTTSYTEELHGKTSNATWGSQIINITYVLGGFPWVEVVAVVALVIISILLGFVVWLLNSVRHIIWNKDCRGYQRLKSAESIEEMSYSSDDPDHLNVKNSTNLSTSPDDLKGLILSELPPDLEVLLVEKLDVRRKGEHCYGWQKVGAAFKICRDELRHLKIEYKRENGSPTSKLLLKLGTSKCATISDLINVLKSSKVNRPDVASLVIQFIQAVSNSQHA